The stretch of DNA GTTTGATCCCGTCGGCGGATGGGCTTTCAGCGGTAGGGACACCATTAAGGTTGCGCCTTACACGCAAGATGTACTCTCCATCCTTTATTATCTGCGCACGTTGGACCTGCAGTCCCAGACCGTTTTTCCAATCGACAACTATGAAGACAAACAATGTTTTCCTCTCAACGTCCAGGTGAAAAAAATGGAGGCGGTCAAGGTCCCGGCCGGCAAGTTTTACTGTTTTCTGATGGAACCTGGACTGCGGGCTGGAAGCATCATTGAACAAAAAGGGAAGATGTGGATCTGGATGAGTCATGACGCCCGCCGGATCCCGGTTAAAATTAAAAGCCAAATATCTTTCGGCGCCATCACTCTGGAGTTGAAAAAAATCAATCCATGACCGCCCGACATCGGTCATCTTTTGCAGAGAAAGACATGAAAAAGATAAAACCATTGGATCTCGCCAACGTCAAGACCTACTCCATTCAAAAGCGCTCGAGCAAAGTGACGCCGGCGACCTTTGGGCAACCCCATGCTGCAGGCTCTTCCTTTCTTGGCTTTTTGGAGCATCTGCCCAAACTGCTCAAAGCCGGCGATCTTCTTTCACTGGCGGATCTCATTGTCGAGGCGCGACGGCAGGAAAAGCCGGTCATCGTGCTCATGGGCGCACATGTAATCAAAGTGGGGCTGAATCCGGTTCTGCTCGACGCTGTGCAGAACCGACTCATCACCGGCCTGGCTCTGAACGGCGCCGGCAGCATCCACGATGTGGAGATCGCCTACTTTGGCGCCACCTCAGAGGATGTGGCCGAGGGCCTGCAAAACGGGCTGTTCGGCATGGCCCGCGAAACCGGCGTCATTATCAATGAGACCATCCATTGCGGCGCAGCCTCCGGCAAAGGATATGGTCAATTGCTGGGAGAGCGCATTCTGGCGGACGCCCCACCTCACCTAGCGTTCAGTCTACTGGCCGGTGCCGTGCAGCACCGCTGTCCGATTACAGTCCATGTGGCGTTGGGCACGGACATCGTCCATCAGCACCCCAACGCCGACGGGGCGGCGATCGGGCTGGCCAGCTATACGGACTTTAAAATTCTGGCCGGCCAGCTCTGCCAGCTGCAGCCCGGCGCCGTGGTGCTGTTGTTCGGCTCCGCCGTCATCCTGCCCGAAGTATTTTTAAAAGCGCTGACCGTGGCACGAAACCTCGGCCACCCGGCCCATGGTTTCTCAACCGCCGCTTTCGACATGA from bacterium encodes:
- a CDS encoding DUF3108 domain-containing protein; protein product: MIDMKHSLCLMFFFIVPSFSQSETALVQPAGYRSLENDAFSVGEDLIYDVQFGVISAGEARMYIPQIVSYQSRDCYHLISEVKTSRFFSKFFHVEDRVESYLDVLGLFPWRYEKQIREGKYQANRSARFDPVGGWAFSGRDTIKVAPYTQDVLSILYYLRTLDLQSQTVFPIDNYEDKQCFPLNVQVKKMEAVKVPAGKFYCFLMEPGLRAGSIIEQKGKMWIWMSHDARRIPVKIKSQISFGAITLELKKINP